From Pseudomonas sp. FP2335, the proteins below share one genomic window:
- a CDS encoding membrane-targeted effector domain-containing toxin, whose product MSTPNTRDAAPTLDQIHAHLLEIDPTLRSQSKRPVTLPAEYATLQQLNTDLKRINATFMSQARALYQDVIPPDLNSRLKALDETSAVAGQSRKTYLTFTAGINALELETRLNVSDNLLSPADQQMLENCSLGPTFRPGMYALAFTYQEQTVTFAGAFVLTRQANPVVDSLPAAPPVGPVLLFTPARGLEAFDSLHDLDQGLQSAMALATGRAEFNRHLPVRYQHLDTVDIWPLTLLPIQDKPLFEHVYQALLDKREQDINYALSHAEATHIKEHLDNAIQAALPDLTLRLDFRAQRLLERDLFYALPDWYRSASKPLRDTLDQHLRNYNQAREAFMNLFGPAATPQALARHQWAEKLADELDIHDLDPDLLRITTRRTVPPVGTYEQQRSLVELALRGLHTGDSAPGSAFLEHSTLSYAGAPLDMAYARLTPQVLITLLQDLQPRLDFADTQKTVLGTPQIKQAARTFFDQRLVALAYIAQLQGHLSPDDVQLFADLRENPRPQLCAQTVLLHGAQLRDLWLLREDDAHGQVKRLLLCTPDAPSAQQFFAFSSLRECQTHIIGWLDQPHTMSNYVLQQVPLRFRPKMSTFIQAISLRPDAEEHREVTFGKPCSHADCLDAMAAHRLALQLDDYSFSSPAWFRNASLADRTRLITLADNIEGALRTYNARPDTEANFPSFDSYLRDKARLSLNRLLGRSKNDVDPDSVFAYSPRTLLGAPPTPLSYTTLYRDGYADGIGFLDEKFSRSAVFRGPRGVDLSPLTAQNVARSVTGVWVGEHYINEVRQRLQSSDSPGYHERRSAVLAIHQLQMQSAALEARLKGHITSVDLSWLNQAIDSLSDTRSTTRNTYKVHRLFIDGDWVLGNYLFSHADYPVLLYTPNAPDGVNFREAKLFNYLLKKVEGMPGYWCSRVSLPSIRRVHLFLENARNGLPDDIDRTTPSPARHDSISRVTPLLDLRHELYNMSLQRTIDDVHGTTINRTQMITGILWTCIEWVTAIATMPFPLLSLTLGGLLAFKDAMLALNAYHQNDRAAAIEHYVGFLANAMGAVLFDLRPLLKSSFKPLRAVIQTSSHAVGSAPLKQLDAINPEGMQSILFDGQPLWVSQTPDALGRYLLYRHDPLTGQLHSTARLVSQNSDGQWVRFSVPGGGRKQYEKLLADESSPLEAFDVAPDQAKTFRTLLDSGFQTHMQSRGQDAAAAQGNAFIEAQPLRTAYEQNVARLSEDADAFYQALPAPAPKSALPALASNAAHSDILKSLFSRNKRLIIGAVDNSIASKQLLIEQLPGLAEQGLKRVYIENLPRDLFHRKLKVLNNQLNGNKAHALQQIERHLAQVDEALGFAADAPFTYRKLLLETQRLNIAIDGLDAAVSYHMGHVLALGEGARFVPRSSKLRNFYSHTAIEFNLKHNPDEGWLALVETNRLGSYERIAGLAELQQAPALRVHDVAPGEPTGLWPDTHSSAQSRGDYALSIATTHGALRAPSSLTPASGTVSHYAAFDIPAPMRANIDQMRLERRGLDSRYSHAQPENAGAMNTFIETRQRLYATAKAHFADLTLPQRRALGELTSARDESVLFERLFKQRNGLVIGEAHTAQSSKRLLIQYFKHLKKLGVKTLYLEHLLTDLHQEALETYYRTSKMPSILENYLRQLDRGQMPLYEGTDTYTHLVKKANKYGIRIRALDCTATYYIKGLNGDLPRLQMFSYFANEVIKADQLAQGPHKWVAFVGSTHTDTHLGVPGLATLQDAVSLHVRDSAPELARPLHQGAWESFEEGKGVALRSDFTLYVGIPGRKVPSVPAPPDRSRLTTPGHFIVERRTSTEINLVHMSRGNEIVTTPIQINDKGQFLIERWPEQRHQRFFYLSQLVDMLKTPPPRGVGLNHVG is encoded by the coding sequence ATGAGTACGCCGAATACCCGCGATGCCGCGCCCACGCTTGATCAGATTCACGCCCACTTGCTGGAGATTGACCCCACCCTGCGCAGCCAGAGCAAACGCCCCGTTACCTTGCCGGCGGAGTACGCCACGCTGCAACAGCTCAACACCGACCTCAAGCGTATCAACGCTACGTTTATGAGCCAGGCGCGTGCCCTGTATCAGGATGTGATCCCACCGGACCTGAACAGCCGCCTCAAGGCGCTGGATGAAACCAGCGCCGTCGCAGGGCAGAGCCGTAAGACTTATCTGACCTTCACCGCCGGCATCAACGCGCTGGAACTGGAAACCCGGCTCAACGTCAGTGACAACCTGCTGTCCCCCGCCGACCAGCAGATGCTGGAAAACTGCTCGCTGGGGCCAACCTTCCGCCCCGGCATGTACGCCCTGGCCTTCACCTACCAGGAACAGACCGTCACGTTCGCCGGTGCGTTTGTGCTGACGCGCCAGGCCAACCCCGTCGTCGACAGCCTGCCAGCAGCGCCCCCCGTGGGGCCGGTCTTGTTGTTCACGCCCGCGCGGGGTCTGGAAGCCTTCGACTCACTGCACGACCTGGACCAAGGCCTGCAATCTGCGATGGCGCTCGCCACCGGGCGGGCAGAGTTCAATCGTCACCTGCCTGTGCGCTACCAACACCTGGATACCGTTGATATATGGCCACTGACCTTACTTCCGATCCAGGACAAACCGCTGTTCGAACACGTCTACCAAGCCCTGCTCGACAAACGTGAACAGGACATCAATTACGCCCTGAGCCATGCAGAAGCCACACACATCAAGGAGCACCTCGACAACGCCATCCAAGCCGCATTGCCCGACCTGACGTTGCGCCTGGACTTTCGCGCACAGCGACTGCTTGAGCGCGACCTGTTCTACGCCCTGCCCGACTGGTACCGCAGCGCCAGCAAGCCGCTTCGCGACACCCTCGACCAACACCTGCGCAACTACAACCAGGCGCGCGAGGCGTTCATGAATCTGTTCGGCCCGGCGGCAACGCCCCAGGCCCTCGCCCGGCACCAATGGGCCGAGAAACTGGCCGATGAACTGGACATCCACGACCTCGACCCAGACCTGCTGCGCATCACAACCCGGCGCACAGTGCCGCCGGTCGGCACCTACGAGCAGCAGCGTTCACTGGTGGAACTGGCCTTGCGCGGCCTGCACACCGGCGACAGTGCGCCGGGCTCAGCCTTCCTTGAACACAGCACCTTGAGCTACGCCGGCGCCCCGCTCGATATGGCTTATGCCCGACTCACCCCGCAAGTGCTGATCACCCTGCTGCAAGACCTGCAACCACGCCTGGACTTTGCCGACACACAAAAAACCGTGCTAGGCACGCCGCAGATCAAACAGGCGGCCCGCACGTTTTTCGATCAACGCCTGGTCGCCTTGGCCTACATTGCCCAACTGCAAGGCCACCTCAGTCCGGACGATGTGCAGCTGTTTGCAGATCTGCGCGAAAATCCCCGCCCGCAGCTCTGCGCACAAACCGTGCTGCTGCACGGCGCTCAACTGCGAGACCTGTGGCTGCTGCGCGAAGATGATGCTCACGGCCAGGTCAAACGCCTATTGCTGTGCACCCCTGACGCCCCCAGCGCACAACAGTTCTTCGCCTTCAGCAGCCTGCGCGAATGCCAGACCCATATCATCGGTTGGCTGGATCAACCCCACACGATGAGCAATTACGTACTGCAACAAGTGCCGCTGCGCTTCCGCCCGAAAATGAGCACCTTCATCCAGGCGATCAGCCTGCGCCCCGATGCCGAAGAACACCGCGAGGTGACCTTCGGCAAACCCTGCAGCCACGCCGATTGCCTGGACGCGATGGCCGCACACCGCCTGGCGCTGCAACTGGATGATTACAGTTTCAGCTCACCAGCCTGGTTTCGTAACGCCTCCCTGGCAGACAGAACCCGGCTGATCACCCTGGCGGATAACATCGAGGGTGCCCTGCGCACCTACAATGCCAGACCCGATACCGAAGCCAATTTCCCGAGCTTCGACAGCTATTTGCGCGATAAAGCCAGGCTCAGCCTGAACAGACTGCTGGGACGCTCCAAAAATGACGTCGACCCGGACAGCGTCTTCGCCTACTCGCCACGGACATTGCTCGGTGCGCCGCCAACACCACTGTCCTACACCACCCTGTACCGCGACGGTTATGCAGACGGCATCGGCTTTCTCGACGAGAAGTTTTCCAGATCCGCGGTCTTTCGCGGCCCCAGGGGCGTAGACCTGAGCCCGCTGACTGCACAGAACGTTGCCCGCTCGGTCACCGGCGTATGGGTCGGAGAACACTATATCAATGAAGTGCGCCAGCGCCTGCAATCCAGCGACAGCCCCGGTTATCACGAACGACGCAGTGCGGTGCTGGCGATTCACCAATTGCAGATGCAGAGTGCCGCGCTGGAGGCCCGACTCAAGGGGCATATCACCAGTGTCGACCTGAGCTGGCTCAACCAGGCCATCGACAGCTTGTCGGATACCCGCAGCACCACGCGCAATACCTACAAAGTCCACCGCTTGTTTATCGACGGTGATTGGGTGCTGGGCAACTACCTGTTCAGCCACGCCGACTATCCCGTGTTGCTGTACACCCCCAACGCTCCGGACGGCGTCAACTTTCGCGAAGCGAAGCTGTTCAACTACCTGCTGAAAAAAGTCGAGGGCATGCCCGGCTATTGGTGCTCTCGCGTGTCGTTGCCGTCGATACGCAGAGTGCACCTGTTTCTGGAGAATGCCCGCAACGGCCTGCCGGATGACATCGACCGCACCACCCCAAGCCCGGCTCGGCACGACTCGATAAGCCGCGTCACGCCGCTGCTCGATCTGCGCCACGAGCTATACAACATGAGCTTGCAGCGCACCATCGATGACGTGCACGGCACAACGATCAATCGCACCCAAATGATTACCGGCATCCTGTGGACCTGTATCGAGTGGGTAACGGCCATTGCAACGATGCCATTCCCCTTGCTGAGCTTGACCTTGGGCGGCCTGCTGGCATTCAAGGACGCCATGCTGGCCCTCAACGCCTATCACCAGAACGACAGGGCCGCCGCGATTGAGCACTACGTCGGCTTCCTGGCCAATGCTATGGGGGCCGTGCTGTTCGATTTGCGCCCACTGCTCAAAAGCAGCTTCAAACCCCTGCGTGCCGTCATCCAGACCAGTTCACACGCCGTCGGCAGTGCGCCGCTCAAGCAACTGGATGCGATCAACCCCGAAGGCATGCAATCCATCCTGTTTGATGGGCAGCCACTGTGGGTATCGCAGACTCCCGACGCCTTGGGCCGTTACTTGCTGTATCGCCACGACCCGCTGACCGGCCAGCTCCATTCGACCGCACGCCTGGTCAGCCAGAACAGTGATGGGCAGTGGGTGCGCTTCAGCGTCCCCGGGGGTGGGCGCAAGCAATACGAAAAGCTGCTGGCGGATGAAAGCAGCCCGTTGGAGGCCTTCGACGTAGCGCCCGATCAGGCCAAGACCTTCCGCACCCTGCTCGACTCAGGCTTCCAAACACACATGCAAAGCCGGGGGCAGGACGCGGCGGCTGCCCAAGGCAACGCGTTTATCGAAGCGCAACCACTGCGCACGGCCTATGAACAAAACGTCGCACGCTTGAGCGAAGACGCCGACGCGTTCTACCAGGCGTTACCGGCCCCGGCGCCGAAAAGCGCACTGCCCGCACTGGCGAGCAACGCAGCCCACAGCGACATTCTCAAGAGCCTGTTCAGCCGCAACAAGCGCTTGATTATCGGAGCCGTCGACAACTCCATCGCCAGTAAACAGCTGTTGATCGAACAACTGCCAGGCCTGGCGGAACAGGGACTCAAGCGGGTGTACATCGAGAACCTGCCCCGCGACCTGTTCCATCGCAAGTTGAAAGTCCTCAACAACCAGCTCAACGGCAACAAAGCCCACGCCCTGCAACAGATCGAGCGGCATCTGGCGCAGGTGGACGAGGCCTTGGGGTTCGCAGCGGATGCGCCGTTCACGTACCGCAAGCTGCTGCTCGAAACCCAGCGCCTGAACATCGCCATCGACGGCCTGGACGCTGCAGTTTCATACCATATGGGCCACGTGCTGGCCCTGGGCGAAGGCGCGCGTTTTGTGCCGCGCAGCAGCAAGCTGCGCAATTTCTACTCTCACACCGCTATCGAGTTCAACCTGAAACACAACCCGGACGAAGGTTGGCTGGCGTTGGTCGAGACCAACCGCCTGGGCAGTTACGAGCGCATTGCCGGGCTGGCGGAGTTGCAACAGGCGCCAGCGCTGCGCGTTCACGACGTGGCGCCTGGGGAGCCGACCGGCCTGTGGCCCGACACACACAGCAGCGCCCAGTCCCGAGGTGACTACGCCCTATCCATTGCAACAACCCATGGGGCACTGCGCGCACCGAGCAGCCTCACGCCAGCATCGGGCACCGTCTCTCATTACGCGGCGTTCGACATCCCGGCGCCGATGCGCGCGAACATCGACCAGATGCGCCTGGAGCGGCGTGGCCTGGACTCGCGTTACTCCCACGCCCAGCCAGAGAATGCCGGGGCAATGAACACCTTCATCGAGACCCGCCAGCGCCTGTACGCCACTGCCAAAGCGCATTTCGCCGACCTCACCTTGCCCCAACGCAGAGCCTTGGGCGAGCTGACCAGCGCAAGAGACGAGAGCGTATTGTTTGAACGGCTGTTCAAACAGCGCAATGGGCTGGTCATCGGCGAGGCCCATACCGCGCAATCCAGCAAGCGCCTGCTGATCCAATACTTCAAGCACCTGAAAAAGCTGGGGGTCAAGACGCTGTACCTCGAGCATTTGTTGACCGATCTGCATCAGGAAGCCCTGGAAACCTACTACCGCACCTCGAAGATGCCGTCGATCCTGGAGAACTACCTCCGGCAGTTGGACCGAGGCCAGATGCCCCTTTACGAGGGCACGGACACCTACACTCACCTGGTCAAGAAAGCCAATAAATACGGGATACGCATACGAGCGCTGGACTGCACGGCCACCTATTACATCAAAGGTCTGAATGGCGATTTGCCGCGCCTCCAAATGTTCAGCTACTTCGCCAACGAGGTGATCAAGGCCGACCAACTCGCCCAAGGGCCGCACAAGTGGGTCGCGTTCGTGGGCAGCACCCACACTGATACGCACCTGGGCGTGCCGGGCCTCGCCACGCTGCAGGATGCCGTCAGCCTGCATGTGCGCGACAGCGCCCCGGAACTGGCCAGGCCGTTGCACCAGGGGGCGTGGGAATCGTTCGAGGAAGGTAAGGGCGTGGCGTTGCGCAGTGACTTCACGCTCTACGTCGGTATTCCTGGGCGAAAAGTGCCAAGCGTGCCGGCGCCGCCGGACCGCAGCAGACTCACAACACCCGGGCATTTCATCGTCGAGCGCCGAACCTCCACCGAGATCAACCTTGTGCACATGTCCCGTGGCAATGAGATTGTCACCACCCCCATTCAAATCAACGACAAGGGCCAGTTCCTCATCGAGCGCTGGCCAGAACAGCGTCATCAGCGCTTTTTCTATTTATCGCAACTGGTCGATATGCTCAAAACCCCTCCGCCCAGAGGTGTTGGCCTGAATCACGTCGGCTAA
- a CDS encoding glyoxalase superfamily protein: protein MHLGKVIPILRIFDEAKALEFYVEFLGFKVDWQHRFEANFPLYLQVSLGECVLHLTEHHGDASPGAAVRIQAQGVDAYQQQLQGKDYRYAKPEVEPTPWGSREMSIKDPFGNRVVFVEEGEG from the coding sequence ATGCACTTAGGAAAAGTCATCCCCATTTTGCGGATTTTCGACGAGGCCAAGGCGTTGGAGTTCTACGTCGAGTTCCTGGGGTTCAAGGTGGATTGGCAGCATCGTTTCGAGGCGAATTTTCCGCTGTATCTGCAAGTGTCACTGGGGGAATGTGTGTTGCACCTGACCGAGCATCATGGTGACGCCTCGCCGGGCGCAGCGGTGCGAATTCAGGCACAAGGCGTGGACGCCTATCAGCAGCAGTTGCAGGGCAAGGACTATCGCTATGCCAAGCCTGAGGTTGAGCCAACACCGTGGGGCTCGCGGGAGATGAGCATCAAGGACCCGTTTGGGAATCGGGTGGTGTTTGTTGAGGAAGGTGAGGGCTGA
- a CDS encoding amidohydrolase family protein yields the protein MKYDTLIRQALIIDGSNTPGYIADVGLWEGRIAAIGDLSQATATDQIDATGRVLAPGFIDVHTHDDTMVIRQPQMLPKLSQGVTTVIVGNCGISASPVSLRSDPPDPMNLLGTREAFTYPRFADYRAAVESAHPAVNVAALIGHTALRSNHMDDLYRTATPDEITAMREQLQDSLAAGALGLSTGLAYASAFSAETDEVLQLSEELTAFGAVYTTHLRSEFEPVLEAMDEAFLIGRHAKVPVIISHLKCAGAGNWGRSPQLLAALESAAKTHPVGCDCYPYAASSSTLDLKQVTDAFRITITWSTPHPELGGRDLQDIAAEWDVSLMDAARRLQPAGAVYYGMDEADVRRILAHPLSMVGSDGLPEDPFPHPRLWGAFARVLGHFSRDVGLFPLHTAVHKMTGLSAARFGLAERGEIRQGHWADLVLFDPLRVRDVADFKDPQRAAQGIDGVWVNGVLSYCEGQANGQHAGRFLARNGDLRCGFSSL from the coding sequence ATGAAGTACGACACGCTGATTCGCCAGGCGCTGATCATCGATGGCAGCAACACCCCCGGGTACATCGCCGATGTGGGACTGTGGGAGGGGCGCATCGCGGCGATCGGTGATTTGTCGCAGGCAACGGCCACGGATCAGATCGACGCCACGGGGCGCGTGCTGGCGCCGGGGTTTATCGACGTGCACACCCACGACGACACCATGGTGATCCGCCAGCCGCAGATGCTGCCCAAGCTGAGCCAGGGGGTGACCACGGTAATTGTCGGCAACTGTGGCATCAGCGCCTCGCCAGTGAGTTTGCGCAGTGACCCACCGGACCCGATGAATTTGCTGGGCACGCGTGAGGCGTTCACTTATCCACGGTTTGCCGATTACCGTGCGGCCGTGGAAAGTGCCCATCCAGCGGTCAACGTCGCGGCGTTGATCGGCCACACGGCGTTGCGCAGCAACCATATGGACGATCTGTATCGCACCGCCACGCCGGACGAAATCACCGCCATGCGCGAGCAATTGCAAGACAGCCTCGCGGCCGGCGCCCTCGGCTTATCCACAGGCCTGGCCTACGCCAGTGCGTTTAGCGCCGAGACCGATGAAGTGCTGCAACTGAGTGAAGAACTGACGGCGTTCGGCGCGGTGTACACCACCCATTTGCGCAGTGAATTCGAGCCGGTACTGGAGGCCATGGACGAGGCGTTCCTGATCGGCCGGCACGCCAAGGTTCCGGTGATCATTTCTCACCTCAAATGTGCCGGAGCGGGTAATTGGGGGCGCAGTCCGCAGCTGTTGGCCGCGCTGGAGTCGGCGGCGAAAACCCACCCGGTGGGCTGTGATTGTTACCCCTATGCGGCGAGTTCTTCGACCCTGGATCTGAAGCAAGTCACCGACGCGTTTCGTATCACCATCACGTGGTCGACGCCGCACCCCGAGTTGGGCGGGCGTGATTTGCAGGACATCGCCGCCGAGTGGGACGTTTCGCTGATGGATGCTGCACGTCGCCTGCAACCGGCGGGGGCGGTGTACTACGGGATGGACGAGGCGGATGTGCGCCGCATCCTCGCGCATCCATTGTCCATGGTGGGCTCGGATGGGTTGCCGGAAGACCCGTTCCCCCACCCACGGTTGTGGGGCGCGTTTGCGCGGGTGCTCGGGCATTTCAGCCGGGATGTGGGGCTGTTCCCGCTGCACACGGCGGTGCACAAGATGACTGGCTTGTCGGCGGCGCGGTTTGGCTTGGCCGAGCGTGGCGAAATTCGCCAAGGGCACTGGGCCGACCTGGTGCTGTTCGACCCGTTGCGCGTGCGTGATGTGGCCGATTTCAAGGACCCGCAACGGGCGGCGCAGGGCATTGACGGGGTGTGGGTCAACGGCGTGTTGAGTTACTGCGAGGGGCAGGCGAATGGCCAACACGCCGGCCGGTTCCTGGCGCGCAATGGCGATTTGCGTTGTGGTTTTTCGTCTTTATAG
- a CDS encoding MurR/RpiR family transcriptional regulator translates to MDILYQIRARQDSFSAGEGRIARLLLDDVGFAASASLEALSQRAEVSTATLSRFARSVGCRDLRDLRLQLAQASGVGSRFLDPAGKPEQSAFHRQILGDIEATLRQHLSGFNQAGFADAVSLLGKARMVHAFGMGGPSSLCSDELQVRLVRLGYPIAACHDPVMMRVTAATLGSDHALIVCSLTGRTPELLDVVALARNYDARVIAITLADSPLAQLADVLLPLQPAETSFIYKPTAARYGMLLAIDLLATELALAQPDDNRERLRRIKLALDEYRGGPDSLPLGD, encoded by the coding sequence ATGGACATCCTCTACCAGATCCGTGCCCGCCAGGATTCCTTCAGCGCCGGTGAAGGGCGTATCGCCAGGCTGCTGCTCGACGACGTGGGGTTTGCCGCGTCGGCCAGCCTGGAAGCGTTGTCCCAGCGGGCCGAGGTCAGCACGGCCACACTGTCGCGGTTTGCGCGCAGCGTGGGCTGTCGCGATTTGCGTGACCTGCGCCTGCAATTGGCCCAGGCCAGTGGGGTGGGCAGCCGTTTTCTGGACCCGGCGGGCAAGCCTGAGCAGTCGGCGTTTCATCGGCAGATTCTTGGCGACATCGAGGCGACCTTGCGCCAGCACTTGTCGGGGTTCAACCAGGCAGGGTTTGCCGATGCGGTCAGCCTGCTGGGCAAGGCACGGATGGTCCACGCGTTTGGCATGGGCGGCCCGTCGAGCCTGTGCAGCGACGAATTGCAGGTGCGCCTGGTGCGCCTGGGCTATCCGATTGCCGCCTGCCATGACCCGGTGATGATGCGGGTCACGGCGGCAACCCTGGGCTCGGATCACGCGTTGATTGTGTGTTCCTTGACCGGCCGCACGCCTGAGCTGCTGGACGTGGTGGCACTGGCGCGCAATTACGATGCACGCGTCATCGCCATCACCTTGGCCGACTCACCCTTGGCGCAGTTGGCGGATGTCCTGCTGCCGCTGCAACCGGCCGAGACCAGTTTTATCTATAAACCGACGGCGGCGCGCTACGGCATGCTGCTGGCCATCGACCTGCTCGCCACCGAGCTGGCACTGGCCCAGCCGGACGACAACCGCGAGCGCCTGCGCCGCATCAAGCTGGCCCTCGACGAATACCGCGGCGGCCCCGACAGCCTGCCGCTTGGAGACTGA
- a CDS encoding gluconate:H+ symporter, protein MIYDFHNLFDVTLSEEYRMAALPGLGLLAYAAIAIIALIVLIARYRLNPFIVITLVSIGLALLAGMPADTIMGSYEAGVGKTLGHIALVVALGTMLGKMMAESGGAEQVARTLINRFGERNAHWAMVCIAFLVGLPLFFEVGFVLLVPIAFTVARRVGVSILMVGLPMVAGLSVVHALVPPHPAAMMAVLAYNASVGQTVLYAILIGIPTAIIAGPVYAKFIVPRIHLPAQNPLERQFIDREPRTRLPSFALTMGTILLPVVLMMIGGWANVISTPGSGFNQFLLFIGNSVIALLLATLVSFWTLGIAQGFNRESILKFTNECLAPTASITLLVGAGGGLNRILVDAGVTNEILGLAHAFQLSPLVMGWLFAALMRIATGSATVAMTTASGVVAPVAMGLGYPHPELLVLATGAGSVIFSHVNDGGFWLIKEYFNMTVIQTFKTWTVLETLISVVAFGLTYGLSCLL, encoded by the coding sequence ATGATTTATGACTTTCACAACCTATTCGACGTGACCCTTTCCGAGGAGTACCGCATGGCCGCATTACCGGGCTTGGGGCTATTGGCATACGCTGCCATCGCCATCATCGCTTTGATCGTGCTGATTGCACGCTACCGACTCAACCCGTTTATCGTCATCACCCTGGTGTCAATCGGCCTGGCGCTGCTGGCCGGGATGCCGGCGGACACCATCATGGGTTCGTATGAAGCGGGCGTCGGCAAGACCCTGGGGCATATCGCCCTGGTCGTGGCGCTGGGCACCATGCTCGGCAAGATGATGGCCGAGTCCGGCGGCGCCGAGCAGGTGGCGCGTACCCTGATCAATCGGTTCGGCGAGCGCAACGCGCATTGGGCGATGGTCTGCATCGCGTTCCTGGTAGGGCTGCCGCTGTTTTTCGAGGTCGGTTTTGTGTTGCTGGTGCCGATCGCCTTTACCGTGGCGCGACGCGTGGGCGTGTCGATCCTGATGGTCGGTTTGCCGATGGTCGCCGGTTTGTCGGTGGTGCATGCCTTGGTGCCACCGCACCCGGCGGCGATGATGGCGGTGCTGGCGTATAACGCGTCGGTGGGGCAGACCGTGCTGTATGCGATTTTGATCGGTATTCCCACGGCGATCATCGCCGGCCCCGTGTACGCCAAATTCATCGTGCCGCGCATTCACCTGCCGGCGCAAAACCCGCTGGAACGCCAGTTCATCGACCGCGAGCCGCGTACCCGCCTGCCCAGTTTTGCGCTGACCATGGGCACGATCCTGTTGCCGGTGGTGTTGATGATGATCGGTGGTTGGGCCAACGTGATCTCGACGCCGGGCAGCGGTTTCAACCAGTTCCTGCTGTTTATCGGCAACTCGGTGATTGCGCTGCTGCTGGCGACCTTGGTGAGTTTCTGGACCTTGGGCATCGCCCAGGGGTTTAACCGCGAGTCGATCCTCAAGTTCACCAACGAATGCCTGGCGCCGACGGCGAGCATCACCTTGCTGGTGGGCGCGGGCGGCGGCTTGAACCGCATCCTGGTGGATGCGGGCGTGACCAATGAAATCCTGGGGCTGGCCCACGCGTTTCAGCTGTCGCCGCTGGTGATGGGCTGGCTGTTCGCGGCGTTGATGCGCATCGCCACCGGCTCGGCGACGGTCGCCATGACTACCGCTTCCGGCGTGGTGGCGCCGGTGGCCATGGGCCTGGGTTATCCACACCCGGAATTGCTGGTGTTGGCCACTGGTGCGGGTTCGGTGATCTTTTCCCACGTCAATGACGGCGGCTTCTGGCTGATCAAGGAATACTTCAATATGACGGTAATCCAGACCTTCAAGACCTGGACCGTGCTGGAGACCTTGATTTCAGTGGTCGCCTTCGGTCTCACCTATGGTCTGTCCTGCCTTCTGTAA
- a CDS encoding lysozyme inhibitor LprI family protein, whose translation MTRTSLATGALLLVLCGAASAAENAALQKCMDGANTTADMVNCNAKETKVQDKRLNAAYKTALAAQEGARKQQLQDVQRLWIKYRDANCAFAGSATGGSIDQVNGSGCVLDMTQTRAQELENLVGP comes from the coding sequence ATGACTCGTACATCCCTAGCCACCGGCGCCCTGCTCCTCGTCCTGTGCGGCGCGGCCTCGGCTGCCGAAAACGCGGCGTTGCAAAAATGCATGGACGGCGCCAACACCACCGCCGACATGGTCAATTGCAACGCCAAGGAAACCAAGGTGCAGGACAAGCGCCTGAACGCGGCCTACAAGACCGCCCTCGCCGCCCAGGAAGGCGCACGCAAACAGCAACTGCAAGACGTGCAGCGCCTGTGGATAAAATACCGCGATGCCAATTGCGCCTTCGCCGGCTCAGCCACCGGAGGCAGCATCGATCAGGTCAACGGCTCCGGCTGCGTACTGGACATGACCCAGACCCGCGCCCAGGAACTGGAAAACCTGGTCGGACCATGA